The Lactuca sativa cultivar Salinas chromosome 2, Lsat_Salinas_v11, whole genome shotgun sequence genome includes the window TTATCTTTTTATTATATTTGAAATGATTGGTTTAATACtctaatatcatatatattatataGTTTACATTTACTATGTTTGTTTatctttttattatatttaagtaaaaagtaattttttttttcaaaactccaGAATTATTTATTAGTTTCGAACTTGTTTTTGAAACTGCGGGTCCGAAATtccaaaatgtattttttttcaaaaaaaatatttttttagtcCAGAATGCTCATTCCTTAGTCCTTGACTAAGTGACTATTTTTgccaaaaacaaatttttttttattttcttcaaatacactatggttagattactcaatttcccaATGAAAAAAAGACTTCCTCGGGTTAATAACCCGACCCATAGCCTAATAATCAGTCGTACTTTTCTTAACCATAACCGGACTCTATATAACAAGGATTTTTAAGAGGCCCAGGCCCAATACATATAAATGTTCAAAATGTTAATTACCATCTTCCCAACACAAATAGCCACTTAAAATGTTGATGAATGCctttttctaacaaaaaaattCCATCAAATACTCTTTAAAATCATCAAAATCCCCATATTCCAAACATTTGATAGAAATGTTATACACAAAATGAACCAAACTCCAGTCATCTAACTAACCTTTTTCCTCATCAATAATCTCACTCACTATTTTCATCATCAAGAATCTGAAGAAACCCCAAAGCTGAAGAACCCAGATGCATTCCTCTAACAATTCCACCATAATCACTCTTAATCTTATGGCATAGAACCAAAACAGAGTCCCAAAGTGCTGTTCTTCCCTGCAATTCAAACTCAACAAACTCAGCTTCTTACAATCATTCCAAAATTCAAATCCCATTACTTTTATTTCACATACCTCAAAAGAGAGCTGTGGCTTTTTATCCCAATACAATGCGAAAATTGGAGGGCTTTTTTTGTCAAAAGCCAATACACAACCTCCAGGATGGAGCACAGAGGGTACCCCACAAATCACCCCCAAATACTTCTCAGGAAACCGTTCTTTTGACGGAAGTacccctataaataaagggtttCTACTAGATTGTGATCCCACATGTGATGTGGGGTCCACGTGAAGCATCCATTTCGGGTGTTCCAAAAAAGCACAAAATAGATACAACAGTAAATGAGAGTCACTAGGAACTTCACTCCATTTTTTCTTATTAAACTTCTCTCCATTTGTTATATACTCATAGTTCTTAACACACGTTCCTACACCAAGCTCTGCAAAATATCAACACATAAAGAatctatttttaatattatttcgattataaaaagctATCAAGATTCAAGAAAAAAAGAAATACTCAAATACCTCGGATTCTTTGTACAGTATAATCCGCCCGTATACTGGTCTGAGGTAACAACCCCTTTGCCCATTCCCCTTTCATCAAAGCAAGAAGCTTTTGGTGTTCTGATATGGCATCTATACAATCTTGTATAACAGGGATTGAAGTGTTCTGTATTTGTTGTAGAAGAGTAGTGCGTAATTGACCAATAAGCCCTTCCTCATCAAGGGTATATGCAGGCTGCCATTCGTTGTTTCTTTCATTTGAAACAGTTGCAGTAGCTCCTGTTGATGAATCACTTCCAATTTTGCTAACTGTGATTGTAATACCGATTTTAGCAGCAGCCTCCATGACTTTTATGTGACTGGTTTCGATTTTTGCAAGAAGGGGATTTAAGAGAACTGAAGAGAACCATTGTCTTAAATGGTCACGCCACTCTTCAATCTGTGGGTAGATGCCTAGGCGGGCAAAAGCGTCAATTGACTCTTCCATGGACATGGGTGGAGGGAGGTCACCTTCACCTTTCTTTGGTGGGGTACTGAACTTTTGAGAACCAGGGGACATGCGTACAGGTCTTAAAGGTGTGCTTCTTGTTGTGCTATTGGAATTAGGGCTAGATATATTGAATCCAGTTGTTGTGGGGGGTGGGGTGGTCATTTTACCAGCTGACATGGAGAATTTTTCATCAAAATCTGCTAAGAATGATTCAAGTTGTTGTTCTGTTGATATTTCTCTGGTGGAAGATGATCGTTTGCTTGACCATGGAGTGGAAACGTGTTGTTCAATGCCAGGTGGCGTCTTCATGTTTGGTGATTGTGAGGGGATGAGATAGACTGATGGTGAAACTGGTGGTTTAGATGGAGTGCTGAAGGAATGCATCTTGTTTGCACTACTAGTGGTTGATTTGTCATTGTTTATACGAGTTTGGTGAAGGGGGACAAGTGTGTTGAAAGGTGATGTGTTAGGTTTAGATTTGGGTGGATCTTTTGATGATTTTGATTCAGTCTGCTCAAACTGTGGCTTGATTCCCATCAGTTTTAGTTGCTGGCTAGTCAGATTTAGCTGCTCTTTGGTGGGATTAGATGGAGATGAAGGTGTAGCAGGTTTTGTTTTCCATAAGGAGATGGCTTTGAGAAGGGCAAATAAGGATCCAATCAAAACCAGAGTCATGATAGCTTGCATTACTTTTAGAAAGATATCTGTGCACAAACAGAAGAGATTTAAGGGGATAACACTTGGAAAGTTAGGAAGAATTTAACAACATGAAATCGAAATGAATGATATTACTCACGAGCAACATCTTGTGTGAGATATCTGAGCTTGGAACTGTCGACGATGTCGTTTTCCCTTGAATAGAACAGAGTAAATAATTTTGTTAGTCGCTCATAGCAAAGATGTAAGTGTTTCAGTATTCAGATCATTTTTTACAATAGATAGAAACAAAACAACCATTTGTTTAAACAATGTTCACCTGAATCCAACTTTTAAAATTACAATCTACGCATCAATTTAGATGTACTAACAATTCTCTATAGAAACAAGCATATACAAAAAACACATATACCGACAAATAAATGATTCATTCAAATACAAGTATACGAAATGCCAGAAACAGACTATAAACGCAATATTTGTTATATCGAATGCAAGCAGGAAAGAGACATGGAACTTATTGAAATAGTGGAGAGAGCGATGGAGATAGAACTGGGGATATGTATGGTACCTGAGGACGAAGGAGACCAGAGAGAAAGCAGAAGCGGATGCGAGAGTGAGAATGAAGAGGAAAGTAGACTTGGAGGGGCGGAGACTGTTTTTGGTTAGGGCGGCGGAGAGAGCTGGGTTCTGATACACCGCGAACTTTGTAACGGGATTAGATGTGTCTTTTCTTCCTCCTCCCTCCATAGGTAGAAGACTTCCTGTTAATTTGCGATTTGGTGCGATAGGGTTTCTACTATTCCGCCATTGATGAAAGCTTCGAGGTTCAAATAGGGTGCTGCGATGCAAACGTTTTAAATTTGGGTTAAGCAAGTATCAACTAGCAACATCTCCGCAAACCCCAAGAAAACAACGGTACTTTTTTTTCTTCCTGATGGTAAGATTTTTGATACAAGAGATAATATTTAAGGGTTTTTGTTATAGTGACTtatctaatttttattttatgttttaaaaatatcaatattgttttttttggtttttatggaTCCTCAAACTCGAAAATTACTTGTCTCTTATACCTTTTACCCTAAAATTTACACACAATTGCTGGTTATCCATTAAGTTACTGCATAGGTGGACAATGTTGTCCACGTAGATACACAGTTGGCAAGTGACAGATCGGCTTCATTAATACGCTATTTAGAGTGCCCTAGATGAAGACAAGATATTCAAGATCATTTTCAGTTTATAACATTTACTTTTCAGGTCACGAATCCTTAAGAATCGATTAGCTTCTCCTTCGATGGCATACTCATCTAGATCATCATCTGATAACCACATTGTTATCGCTGCTAGGAATCCTGACAACGACCTGTGCGTTTGTCGTCATCCAAAGTTAAGCGTAGAAATGATGTCGATGTCAGATAAGAATCCAGCTCGTAGATTTCGCAACTGCGTTGACTCTTTGGTAAGCATCATCTTCTTTAAATCTGTTGTCAAGATTGTGGAATTAGGGTTTAGCAAACAATGGGGATAATTTTGAGTTTAGGGTTTACTGTTCTCGATTAAGTGGATAGTGGAACAAGCATCTGGTGTGTGTGACTGAATATTTCGTTGGTATGTTTGTTTGTAGGTGGAGATGGCAGCTGAGAAGTGTAAATACTTCAAGTGGATCGATGATGAGCCGACACCACACTACAAGAATGCTTTCAACAATCTCAAGTATGAGTTGAAACTAATGAAAGACACTAGTTACGCTGCAAGACTAAAGAGAATGGTAGCTTTGCTGGAGAACCTGAATGTTGAAGCCATTGCTGCTAAAAAAATTGTTGATGGTGAGCTAGTCATGGTTGTTGAAGAAAAGAAACAACTGAGGGGTGAGTTGAAGTTCATGAGGTTGAAGTTCAAGATTGCTATGATATTTCTTGTGCTTCTTGTTGTTGTGTTGATGATGCAGAAAGCAAAGGTGGTGGGATAGATATGGTTGGGGCTAAGCGATTGGGTGTAGTTAATGGTTTTTGGTGGTATAAATGCTCTCCTTTTTTGTAAACTTGGGGTTTGGGATATGAAGATCTTCTATGGTTTTTGGTGGGTAGGATACAGATTAGTATATGTATAGATGTAAATGCCCTTGTATGGTAAATGCCCCTGTAATTTAATCAACTTTTGTATGCCCCATGTACTTTTGTATCTAATGGAAACATGCATCTTTATTTTACTATAATTTTGTTCCATTGATTGGTCTTGTTAAGTGCAATTGAATACTGATAAAAGGCATTGGTTATTGTGGACCAAAACAATTGAATATAATACATATCACATGGGTACAACAAACAAGTGAAAGTGATTGAGTTTGTGGACCAATACAGGTAAAAGACATTGGGTAAAATGAGGACCACACATGGGATCCACATCCGGATTAAAATGACAACATTTTGGGAGGAGTGTACATTTGTGGACCCTTCAACTACAGATTCCTGTATAAGGTAAGATGTCAATATTTGAGATTTACAAATTTGTTTTGCTAAAATGACAACATCATTTCAATATACCTGTGTAGTCTTGGTTATCTTTGGTCTTTTCACCCTGAGCTTAACTGGATTATTTGTTGTGGGGCAAGTAACCTTGGTGTGGCCAGGCATATGACAAGCACTACACATAATGGGTTTACCCTTTTTTGATACCTTATGCTTCCCTATTTTCTCCGTCACATCTCTCTT containing:
- the LOC111899861 gene encoding uncharacterized protein LOC111899861, producing the protein MEGGGRKDTSNPVTKFAVYQNPALSAALTKNSLRPSKSTFLFILTLASASAFSLVSFVLRENDIVDSSKLRYLTQDVAHIFLKVMQAIMTLVLIGSLFALLKAISLWKTKPATPSSPSNPTKEQLNLTSQQLKLMGIKPQFEQTESKSSKDPPKSKPNTSPFNTLVPLHQTRINNDKSTTSSANKMHSFSTPSKPPVSPSVYLIPSQSPNMKTPPGIEQHVSTPWSSKRSSSTREISTEQQLESFLADFDEKFSMSAGKMTTPPPTTTGFNISSPNSNSTTRSTPLRPVRMSPGSQKFSTPPKKGEGDLPPPMSMEESIDAFARLGIYPQIEEWRDHLRQWFSSVLLNPLLAKIETSHIKVMEAAAKIGITITVSKIGSDSSTGATATVSNERNNEWQPAYTLDEEGLIGQLRTTLLQQIQNTSIPVIQDCIDAISEHQKLLALMKGEWAKGLLPQTSIRADYTVQRIRELGVGTCVKNYEYITNGEKFNKKKWSEVPSDSHLLLYLFCAFLEHPKWMLHVDPTSHVGSQSSRNPLFIGVLPSKERFPEKYLGVICGVPSVLHPGGCVLAFDKKSPPIFALYWDKKPQLSFEGRTALWDSVLVLCHKIKSDYGGIVRGMHLGSSALGFLQILDDENSE